In Candidatus Neomarinimicrobiota bacterium, the genomic window CAGGAGATTCAAAACGGTGAACAGAAAGCCTACAGCAAAGAAGAGCTTCAGGCTGCGCTCGAAAAACTCGGATTCAAAGTACTCAAAGTACAAAAGAAATTTTTTGATTTTAAAGGAGGAGTTCCCTCCTCTGAAATAACATCCTGGATACGATTGTGCGCTGATCTGCTTCATGAGAATTTGGCTTACAATGAAATATTAGACCTCTTGGGAGAAGATACGACCAATAAAAGAATGCGAGAAGTAATTAAAGAGATAAGCAAAGACCTTAAGGAAGGTAAGGAGGGAACGGAAGTCTTTGGAAAACACGAATCTGTATTTGGAAAATTCCCTGCATTTATGTTAGCGGTTGCTTCGACAAGCGGTAATATGGCAGAGATTTACGAAAGTACGGCTAAATTTATGCAAAGAGACGAAGATTTCAAAAAATCTATGAAGAAAGCCCTGGTAACTCCTTTCATTACTCTTTTTGTTATAGGACTGGTTGTAGCATACTACGTGATGGTAATCTTTCCCAAAACAGCCGGTATCTTTCTTAAAATGGGAAAAACACTTCCTCCCATGACGGCAACCACAATGGATTTCAGCAATTTTCTCCAGGCGTATTGGATGATTATTCTTGCAATTATAATCATTCCGGCTGTCTCCATGGTGATGTGGATTCGAACTCCCAAGGGACTATTATTTAAAGATAAGTACATAATAAGAATA contains:
- a CDS encoding type II secretion system F family protein, with the translated sequence MEQFKYTAKDIRGRIVQGIIEAENKKEAKKQSESIAVKRRLKIQSLRQKVNFIYRVRRGTQEIQNGEQKAYSKEELQAALEKLGFKVLKVQKKFFDFKGGVPSSEITSWIRLCADLLHENLAYNEILDLLGEDTTNKRMREVIKEISKDLKEGKEGTEVFGKHESVFGKFPAFMLAVASTSGNMAEIYESTAKFMQRDEDFKKSMKKALVTPFITLFVIGLVVAYYVMVIFPKTAGIFLKMGKTLPPMTATTMDFSNFLQAYWMIILAIIIIPAVSMVMWIRTPKGLLFKDKYIIRIPVIGDLLHKMSIEIFARVFYSLYSGSGENIEVIRIASEACRNSYIEKQMREVGIPLMLGEGKGIVEAMEETGVFTKTALSRFRSGAESGALRSNALQLANYYEAETSYRMEKVVTLIDLMVTMIIMVVMVGLTIVSSETSVM